One Cydia pomonella isolate Wapato2018A chromosome 15, ilCydPomo1, whole genome shotgun sequence DNA window includes the following coding sequences:
- the LOC133525744 gene encoding uncharacterized protein LOC133525744, whose translation MMVQCKECKLSLAKIKSDNISRCKGICEGAFHKKCAAKIKGFNETEICADCQTPVKPQSSTNTDSSKITMEKVLREVNEKLSVVYKMEKTLEDMSNDISFYSAKYQELIEDRDKSNNRIKTLEHRNNHLETCNRALEERVTWLETKEKEKNVEIVGLEDKDGVMLDNAIQQLARKFGVDVGQIREIQRVGVKPAAVKLATANQQSEGRSSKPRPRPVVITMASRAARDQWLAARKTIKLCNDDVFENGNKDFIYINEDLTKYTRNLLWTAKNELKPTYKYVWVQNGKVLIRKDDPADAKIKVVRSLNDIDSLLNDEK comes from the coding sequence ATGATGGTGCAGTGTAAGGAGTGCAAATTATCGTTAGCTAAAATCAAAAGCGATAATATATCCCGTTGTAAAGGCATATGTGAGGGTGCTTTTCACAAAAAATGTGCCGCAAAAATAAAAGGCTTTAACGAGACTGAGATATGTGCAGACTGCCAAACACCTGTAAAGCCTCAATCGAGTACAAATACTGATTCTTCCAAAATAACGATGGAAAAAGTGTTGAGAGAGGTCAACGAAAAGCTGTCTGTCGTATACAAAATGGAAAAAACCCTCGAAGATATGTCTAACGACATAAGTTTTTACTCCGCAAAATATCAAGAACTTATCGAGGATCGGGACAAATCGAACAACAGAATAAAGACACTGGAGCATAGGAACAACCACCTGGAGACATGCAATCGGGCTCTGGAAGAGCGGGTAACATGGTTAGAAACTAAAGAGAAAGAGAAGAATGTGGAGATAGTTGGCCTGGAGGACAAAGATGGCGTCATGCTGGATAATGCTATACAGCAGTTAGCCCGCAAGTTTGGAGTAGATGTCGGGCAAATTCGCGAGATACAGCGGGTAGGCGTAAAACCCGCCGCTGTTAAATTAGCAACCGCCAACCAGCAAAGTGAGGGTCGCTCGAGCAAGCCGCGCCCGCGGCCCGTTGTTATCACCATGGCATCGCGGGCGGCTCGCGACCAGTGGCTGGCCGCTAGAAAAACAATAAAGCTCTGCAATGATGACGTATTTGAGAATGGCAACAAAgactttatatacataaatgagGATTTAACTAAGTATACACGTAACTTGTTGTGGACGGCAAAGAATGAATTGAAACCtacttataagtatgtatgGGTGCAGAACGGCAAGGTGCTGATAAGGAAAGATGACCCAGCTGACGCGAAGATAAAAGTGGTCCGCTCCCTCAACGACATAGATTCATTATTAAATGATGAGAAGTGA